Part of the Anopheles coluzzii chromosome 3, AcolN3, whole genome shotgun sequence genome is shown below.
GAGGGGGTGTTGTGTTTAGTCGCAAAAATTTAGCACTTACCGTAGCCTTCACCCTGCAGGAACAGTCGGAACGCTTCGGCCAGTTTGCCCGGTTGCTCCTCCAGTACCAAACCGCAGTCGGAAATCTAAAACAAAGCCgcaagcgaaacaaaacatgttAGTCACTGAGATCATTGTAGATATTATGAAGCTGTACTCTGAATCATCTGTTTCTCAGACGACGCTCTATATCAacatttaattgatttaattagTTGGAAATTTCACgcccaaaaaaacaagcgtTACGAGGCGTTACATTCTATCTGATTCATTTTGGCACTTTTAATGTGAGTCTAATAGCGGCCTAAGCAACTGCAATAACGATTTAACTGTGATTGGCATCTTCTTAGCTAAATATAAACTCAAgtcataaacaaatcattgcTTCAACGTTTAAAAATCTCCTTTTTCAAAAGAATTGTAGCAAAGCATGACATTAGGGAAGATCGACGAAATATCTTCACTGAACAATGTTTATCATGAATTTTCTGTTTTACTATTGTTGAATGACAATGACATAAGAGATATAACAAGCTAAAAGAGTTTGGAactgagtgtttttttctgtgatagcttattttatgcaaaaatgtaaataaacgtAATGGAAATGATAATATTCTGAAGAAACAATGATTGGCGACATCGTTCATTCTCATTCTCACATTTCGGCGCGGTCGCAAACTTTCGCTAAAAGAACAGGAAGCGTCTGCGTCATGTCCTGTCCAAagccattaaaataattaacaacTGCACACATTAAAATGTGTCCTACAAGTCTGCACCGCTTCTCATTATATCACCGTgcgttttttggttttgtttcgcgATACTCATCTCCTGCGTGCGCTGCTCCCTTCGTGAAGTGCTTTCGAAGGTTCCATTAAAAGCCCCTTCGTAATAACTAATGAAAAGTGTCATAACCGCGTGTCCCAGCTCTTGCCGGGTTGACGCCGTAAAAGTTGTTTCAAATTATGGCAGTATCGGTGCACCGGGCGATCAGGCGCAGTTTTGTCAAGCAACCCGTTACATCACTCTATTGCTGTGTGCGTCGATCGATAGTGTGTTGCACAAGGGAGGGGGCAGGTGGGCAGGATAGAGAAATGGgagaaagaataaaaacacacacgcgcgcgcgcacgcttgCACACAAAACCATACGCGAAACGCAACGCGCCAACACATTAGTTACATTATCGACCTAAAACCACACCCATCAATACGCCACCTCCACGGCGGGTCTTCTGACCCTTCCTCCTAGGAAAAACGGCGCCCCTGCCCGGGAGGGGAAAAGTTTCCGGGAACAAGGGCGTCGTGGATGGCCTGCCCGTCGTCACATAACGTGCCAACACGTACCACCAACCGGCATGTGGTTGGGgatggctgctgctgtcgattaaaatgaaattaccTTCATCCAATTAGTCTTCTCCGGGATTAGTCTACCGTTGAACGTTACTGTATCATCGATGTGGGGCGATAATGCGCCAGTAATATTTAACACGGGCATCTTCAGTGATGGGGCAGCTGGAAAATGTAattgaaagagagagagagaaagagagatagagcaagATCGAATATACCCATTAGAATTGATCAGTTTTCAGTGTCTCGATAAGCGAGTAGCGAGACATTCTGCAATACGTGGGACGAGCAATCACTCTTATTTTGTGTCGGTGGTTGCGTACTGTCAATTTATCGAACATGACGCATCATCACTTACAAGTTTGTGGTGAGCCGGAAGGTGTTCGGGCAATGTTCAAATCCGTACGCTTAATGTAAGCATCAATCAGCATGGCCAGGTTAACCGGATTTATCGAGCGCTCAAAGTTGCTCTTGTACAGCTGCAAAGTCGATTTGGAGTACGAAAAGGACGTTAGAATAGTTCAAAGATTTAGTTCCTCCGTTATCAGAGCCTATGCAACTTACCTGTACCAAATCCAGATTGCGCTCCTCTGGATTCCGGCCGAAATGATGCCACATCAGATAGTCCAGCACACCCTGGGTCATGCCCTTGGTGCGCAGATTACGCGTATTCAGCAGCTGATAGCCCCACTCGATCCAGCCGGCCGCTGTTGAACTGCAGTTGATAAGGCAGAGTGCTCCAACCTATGGCCAAACGAAAGGAGCAAATCATTACAAATGACAACACTTAAGAAATATTCTACCATGGGGGGTCTACATTGCTTCATACTAACCTTATCCGGATTGGCCAGGGCGAAACGGGCCAGAATGTTTGCTCCCGCTCCGACACCGAAACCGATGATGGACTTCAAGTTAAAGTGTGTCATCACAAACAGCATCTGCGAGGCCAGCTCGTCGAACGTCGGATAGACATAGCTGTGGGTGGTAAAACACGTTTCACAATGAGTTCAACACGGCTAGCAGCACACGGCGGGATTAGAAACTCACTCTTCCGGGAACGTTGGGGCTCCGTCCTCCTGGCCGGGTGCGTTCACGTGAT
Proteins encoded:
- the LOC120957847 gene encoding protein NDRG3 isoform X9 produces the protein MPVDPMDDIELRSVQLQYPNQRGSIVGACDLRRVPTDKGDILVAVQGDTTKPAIVTYHDLGLNYASSFAGFFNFPTMRSLLDNFCVYHVNAPGQEDGAPTFPEDYVYPTFDELASQMLFVMTHFNLKSIIGFGVGAGANILARFALANPDKVGALCLINCSSTAAGWIEWGYQLLNTRNLRTKGMTQGVLDYLMWHHFGRNPEERNLDLVQLYKSNFERSINPVNLAMLIDAYIKRTDLNIARTPSGSPQTSAPSLKMPVLNITGALSPHIDDTVTFNGRLIPEKTNWMKISDCGLVLEEQPGKLAEAFRLFLQGEGYEFDKLNGNVLAAGGGGGGGGGGGGGGGGSADQLQTSNGNGGISGITATANISSTGSACIGASGAIYERAKNGAIRITENPLPENVAC
- the LOC120957847 gene encoding protein NDRG3 isoform X7; the protein is MPSAPAHTAEEARLLGAMPVDPMDDIELRSVQLQYPNQRGSIVGACDLRRVPTDKGDILVAVQGDTTKPAIVTYHDLGLNYASSFAGFFNFPTMRSLLDNFCVYHVNAPGQEDGAPTFPEDYVYPTFDELASQMLFVMTHFNLKSIIGFGVGAGANILARFALANPDKVGALCLINCSSTAAGWIEWGYQLLNTRNLRTKGMTQGVLDYLMWHHFGRNPEERNLDLVQLYKSNFERSINPVNLAMLIDAYIKRTDLNIARTPSGSPQTSAPSLKMPVLNITGALSPHIDDTVTFNGRLIPEKTNWMKISDCGLVLEEQPGKLAEAFRLFLQGEGYEFDKLNGNVLAAGGGGGGGGGGGGGGGGSADQLQTSNGNGGISGITATANISSTGSACIGASGAIYERAKNGAIRITENPLPENVAC
- the LOC120957847 gene encoding protein NDRG3 isoform X5; translation: MPQSDGGYVSLGGGGPNSIYNSTTEPQSGSKSVMETVKRVIGTAIGAQDKHALLERDGTGAQPYIVSASTNFRDRDKTGKSANARMPSAPAHTAEEARLLGAMPVDPMDDIELRSVQLQYPNQRGSIVGACDLRRVPTDKGDILVAVQGDTTKPAIVTYHDLGLNYASSFAGFFNFPTMRSLLDNFCVYHVNAPGQEDGAPTFPEDYVYPTFDELASQMLFVMTHFNLKSIIGFGVGAGANILARFALANPDKVGALCLINCSSTAAGWIEWGYQLLNTRNLRTKGMTQGVLDYLMWHHFGRNPEERNLDLVQLYKSNFERSINPVNLAMLIDAYIKRTDLNIARTPSGSPQTSAPSLKMPVLNITGALSPHIDDTVTFNGRLIPEKTNWMKISDCGLVLEEQPGKLAEAFRLFLQGEGYVYIFYLKTEKI
- the LOC120957847 gene encoding protein NDRG3 isoform X8; amino-acid sequence: MAAVEMKHIETPPAMPVDPMDDIELRSVQLQYPNQRGSIVGACDLRRVPTDKGDILVAVQGDTTKPAIVTYHDLGLNYASSFAGFFNFPTMRSLLDNFCVYHVNAPGQEDGAPTFPEDYVYPTFDELASQMLFVMTHFNLKSIIGFGVGAGANILARFALANPDKVGALCLINCSSTAAGWIEWGYQLLNTRNLRTKGMTQGVLDYLMWHHFGRNPEERNLDLVQLYKSNFERSINPVNLAMLIDAYIKRTDLNIARTPSGSPQTSAPSLKMPVLNITGALSPHIDDTVTFNGRLIPEKTNWMKISDCGLVLEEQPGKLAEAFRLFLQGEGYEFDKLNGNVLAAGGGGGGGGGGGGGGGGSADQLQTSNGNGGISGITATANISSTGSACIGASGAIYERAKNGAIRITENPLPENVAC
- the LOC120957847 gene encoding protein NDRG3 isoform X4, translated to MPQSDGGYVSLGGGGPNSIYNSTTEPQSGSKSVMETVKRVIGTAIGAQDKHALLERDGTGAQPYIVSASTNFRDRDKTGKSANARMPSAPAHTAEEARLLGAMPVDPMDDIELRSVQLQYPNQRGSIVGACDLRRVPTDKGDILVAVQGDTTKPAIVTYHDLGLNYASSFAGFFNFPTMRSLLDNFCVYHVNAPGQEDGAPTFPEDYVYPTFDELASQMLFVMTHFNLKSIIGFGVGAGANILARFALANPDKVGALCLINCSSTAAGWIEWGYQLLNTRNLRTKGMTQGVLDYLMWHHFGRNPEERNLDLVQLYKSNFERSINPVNLAMLIDAYIKRTDLNIARTPSGSPQTSAPSLKMPVLNITGALSPHIDDTVTFNGRLIPEKTNWMKISDCGLVLEEQPGKLAEAFRLFLQGEGYAVGALQKLGKLSRQGTVESLSQ
- the LOC120957847 gene encoding protein NDRG3 isoform X6, giving the protein MPQSDGGYVSLGGGGPNSIYNSTTEPQSGSKSVMETVKRVIGTAIGAQDKHALLERDGTGAQPYIVSASTNFRDRDKTGKSANARMPSAPAHTAEEARLLGAMPVDPMDDIELRSVQLQYPNQRGSIVGACDLRRVPTDKGDILVAVQGDTTKPAIVTYHDLGLNYASSFAGFFNFPTMRSLLDNFCVYHVNAPGQEDGAPTFPEDYVYPTFDELASQMLFVMTHFNLKSIIGFGVGAGANILARFALANPDKVGALCLINCSSTAAGWIEWGYQLLNTRNLRTKGMTQGVLDYLMWHHFGRNPEERNLDLVQLYKSNFERSINPVNLAMLIDAYIKRTDLNIARTPSGSPQTSAPSLKMPVLNITGALSPHIDDTVTFNGRLIPEKTNWMKISDCGLVLEEQPGKLAEAFRLFLQGEGYEKI